From the Trifolium pratense cultivar HEN17-A07 linkage group LG4, ARS_RC_1.1, whole genome shotgun sequence genome, the window ATATGTCTCtacttattatttataaaaattaaatagtttttttaaggGTCtgattatatttaaatatttaactaTTAGTAATttagttttatgttttatgaaaatatacatATTAAAACCCAATATGATAATTATacatacaaaaacaattttggTTCAAATTGTTCAAACAACATCAAATTTTGAGAATCACTTTTACATTAATGTATCCAAATATAAATCAACTCTGTTCATCTCACTTATaatcaaactcaattatgtcaaactcaattatgtcaaaattaattatatccaccgaaaaccaaacacatacatattctaTAGAAGCTCAAGTCATTCCTTACAAGGAAGCATATAAGTAATTAAGAACAAGAGTAACATAAATTTGTCATTCTCCAATACAAAGATGCTATAATTGTGGAAGTGCtgagtcaaaaaaattattttggaagTGCATGGAGTTATCCTTCCTAGAAGTTACCTTTATATCATATGACCCCAAAATAAAAGTCACAACTCATAAGGAAAAAGTAAATTCCagaatagatagatagagaggTGGCAGCTTGTATTGTACTGTTTTAGTCAAACTTttagaaagagaaaagaaatcaGCCACCAAGTGGGTCCATAACTTACACAAAGTTGATAGACAATTCAAATACGGAACCAAAATAAACCATAATAAAGATaaaacttgaccaaaaaaatagtAAACATAAAATATAGTCATCCAAATATTGaacaaagtatttttttttttagtgattgGTCCTCATCATAGCTAGGTCTATGGAATTAGATTCGTTTTATAACTGCGACATGCAGTTTCAACTCTCAGCCGTCCGATTTAGAATGTCGGCTAAGATTACTTTACTATGTGAATTGATAGTGATTTCGACCGTTCGACTTCAAATTAACAGCTGAGATTTATTAATACCTTAAAGTAGGACAATAGGTGATCTTGATCTCTAGGTCTATAAATACCATGCTGCCTAACTCCAACATGCATAAAGCAAAAGAGCAATAGGAAAATAGAAACTAGAAAGAGAGTTACTTTGAGTTTAAGAAAGGATGATGAACTTCCCAATTATCAGCTTGGAGAGACTCAATGGTGTGGAGAGAAAAGATACCatggaaaaaataaaggatGCTTGTGAAAATTGGGGATTCTTTGAGGTACTTAAAgaacacaaaattaatttttttttactacaacTTTAATTTATACAATACATTTCCCTCTAAATATATATTCATGTTAGTTCATGTTACTTTCTTGGTTTAACTATTCTTATTGTTTGCTTTCAAAAATCTAGCTGGTGAATCATGGCATACCTCATGACCTTATGGACACATTGGAGAGATTGACCAAAGAGCACTACAGGAAATGCATGGAGCAGAGGTTTAAGGAATTGGTATCAAGCAAAGGCTTAGATGCTGTCCAAACTGAGGTCAAAGATATGGATTGGGAAAGTACCTTCCATGTTCGACATCTTCCCGAATCAAACATTTCAGAGCTCCCTGATCTCAGTGATGAATACAGGTTACACAAAACAAACATTATGATATCAAAACATTGCATAACATTTATAATATTTAGcacaaaatcataaataattgaCACAAAATTTTCCTCAACAATTTGAGTTGCATATATGGATATGACTCTAAATTTCTTATGGTAATTATGATGCAGGAAGGTGATGAAGGAATTTTCTTTGAGGTTAGAGAAACTAGCAGAAGAGCTTTTGGACTTGTTATGTGAGAATCTTGGACTTGAAAAAGGTTACCTCAAAAAAGCTTTCTATGGATCAAGAGGACCAACTTTTGGCACCAAGGTAGCCAATTACCCTCAATGCCCTAATCCAGAGTTGGTGAAGGGTCTTCGAGCTCACACCGATGCTGGTGGGATCATCCTTCTCTTCCAGGATGACAAAGTCAGTGGCCTTCAGCTGCTGAAAGACGGCGAGTGGGTTGATGTTCCCCCAATGCGCCACTCTATTGTTGTCAACCTTGGTGACC encodes:
- the LOC123921420 gene encoding 1-aminocyclopropane-1-carboxylate oxidase-like, which produces MMNFPIISLERLNGVERKDTMEKIKDACENWGFFELVNHGIPHDLMDTLERLTKEHYRKCMEQRFKELVSSKGLDAVQTEVKDMDWESTFHVRHLPESNISELPDLSDEYRKVMKEFSLRLEKLAEELLDLLCENLGLEKGYLKKAFYGSRGPTFGTKVANYPQCPNPELVKGLRAHTDAGGIILLFQDDKVSGLQLLKDGEWVDVPPMRHSIVVNLGDQLEVITNGKYKSVEHRVIAQTNGTRMSIASFYNPGSDAVIYPAPELLEKETEEKNNVYPKFVFEEYMKIYAALKFHAKEPRFEALKASNVKLGPIAIL